A part of Cotesia glomerata isolate CgM1 linkage group LG4, MPM_Cglom_v2.3, whole genome shotgun sequence genomic DNA contains:
- the LOC123263253 gene encoding pro-resilin-like isoform X4, whose protein sequence is MNHSWALFAAIACAIVAPALSEAPLGGYLPPSTSYGTPNLGGSTFGGSTSGGTFGGQPASQYGPPSSGGNFGGQTPSSQYGTPNAGGNFGQAPSTQYGTPSAGGNSFGGSTAIASAGATSFSQGGSGGYPSGGSQRPSTQYGPPSSGGNSGLQGGSGGYPSGGSQRPSTQYGPPSSGGNSGLQGGSGGYPSGGPSRPSTQYRTPSGNSGFQGGSGGYPSGGSSRPSTQYGPPSSGGNGGFQGGSGGYPSGGSQRPSQQYGPPSSGNGGFQGGNGGYQGGSQRPSTQYGPPSGGNGGFGGAQRPSTQYGAPTGGNGGFGGAQRPSTQYGPPSGGNGGFQGGNGGHQGGSQGPSQQYGAPGGGNSGFGGAQRPSTQYGPPSGGNGGFGGAQRPSSQYGPPSSGGNNGFGGSQKPSQQYGTPSTGFGGSNNFGGSTGSGSGPSQQYGTPSFGGQTGFGSNGQSGGYQAPSRPSTEYGTPSAGGGQQYASNGGYQY, encoded by the exons atgaaccACAGTTGGGCGCTTTTCGCGGCAATTGCTTGCGCTATTGTCGCGCCTGCTCTTTCCgaag CACCACTTGGCGGCTACTTGCCTCCGTCGACCAGCTACGGAACTCCGAATTTGGGCGGAAGTACCTTTGGAGGATCAACATCTGGTGGAACCTTCGGAGGGCAACCAGCCAGCCAGTACGGACCTCCATCTTCCGGAGGAAACTTTGGAGGACAGACACCTTCAAGCCAGTACGGAACTCCGAACGCTGGTGGAAACTTTGGTCAGGCACCATCGACCCAGTATGGAACTCCATCTGCTGGTGGTAACTCCTTCGGTGGTTCAACTGCGATAGCATCTGCTGGAGCCACCAGTTTCAGTCAAGGTGGAAGCGGTGGATACCCATCAGGTGGTTCCCAAAGACCATCAACCCAATACGGACCACCATCAAGTGGAGGAAACAGTGGGCTCCAGGGTGGTAGCGGTGGATACCCATCAGGTGGTTCCCAAAGACCATCAACCCAATACGGACCACCATCAAGTGGAGGAAACAGTGGGCTCCAGGGTGGTAGCGGTGGATACCCATCGGGTGGACCTTCAAGGCCATCAACTCAGTATAGAACTCCAAGTGGAAACAGTGGGTTCCAGGGTGGAAGTGGTGGATACCCATCGGGTGGTTCTTCAAGACCTTCAACTCAATACGGACCTCCATCATCTGGTGGAAACGGTGGGTTCCAGGGTGGAAGCGGTGGATACCCATCAGGTGGTTCCCAAAGACCTTCTCAACAATACGGACCTCCATCAAGTGGAAACGGTGGGTTCCAGGGTGGTAATGGTGGGTACCAAGGTGGTTCCCAAAGACCTTCGACTCAATACGGACCACCATCAGGTGGAAACGGAGGATTTGGTGGCGCTCAGAGGCCTTCAACTCAGTACGGAGCTCCAACAG GTGGAAACGGTGGATTTGGTGGCGCCCAGAGACCTTCAACTCAGTACGGACCTCCGTCAGGTGGAAACGGTGGGTTCCAGGGTGGAAATGGTGGACACCAAGGTGGTTCTCAGGGACCTTCTCAACAGTACGGAGCACCAGGAGGTGGAAACAGTGGATTCGGTGGAGCTCAGCGGCCTTCAACTCAGTACGGACCTCCATCAGGTGGAAACGGAGGATTTGGTGGCGCCCAGAGACCTTCATCTCAATATGGACCTCCGTCTTCTGGCGGTAACAATGGATTTGGTGGATCTCAAAAACCTTCTCAACAATACGGAACTCCGTCAACTGGGTTCGGTGGTTCTAACAACTTTGGCGGTTCCACTGGCTCAGGATCAGGACCATCTCAACAGTATGGAACTCCAAGCTTTGGCGG GCAAACCGGATTCGGAAGCAACGGTCAATCTGGCGGATACCAGGCCCCTTCAAGGCCGTCAACAGAGTACGGAACGCCATCAGCTGGTGGTGGACAGCAATACGCCAGCAATGGGGGTTATCAGTACTAG
- the LOC123263253 gene encoding pro-resilin-like isoform X1, which yields MNHSWALFAAIACAIVAPALSEAPLGGYLPPSTSYGTPNLGGSTFGGSTSGGTFGGQPASQYGPPSSGGNFGGQTPSSQYGTPNAGGNFGQAPSTQYGTPSAGGNSFGGSTAIASAGATSFSQGGSGGYPSGGSQRPSTQYGPPSSGGNSGLQGGSGGYPSGGSQRPSTQYGPPSSGGNSGLQGGSGGYPSGGPSRPSTQYRTPSGNSGFQGGSGGYPSGGSSRPSTQYGPPSSGGNGGFQGGSGGYPSGGSQRPSQQYGPPSSGNGGFQGGNGGYQGGSQRPSTQYGPPSGGNGGFGGAQRPSTQYGAPTGGNGGFQGGNGGYQGGSQGPSQQYGAPGGGNGGFGGAQRPSGQYGPPSGGNGGFGGAQRPSTQYGPPSGGNGGFQGGNGGHQGGSQGPSQQYGAPGGGNSGFGGAQRPSTQYGPPSGGNGGFGGAQRPSSQYGPPSSGGNNGFGGSQKPSQQYGTPSTGFGGSNNFGGSTGSGSGPSQQYGTPSFGGQTGFGSNGQSGGYQAPSRPSTEYGTPSAGGGQQYASNGGYQY from the exons atgaaccACAGTTGGGCGCTTTTCGCGGCAATTGCTTGCGCTATTGTCGCGCCTGCTCTTTCCgaag CACCACTTGGCGGCTACTTGCCTCCGTCGACCAGCTACGGAACTCCGAATTTGGGCGGAAGTACCTTTGGAGGATCAACATCTGGTGGAACCTTCGGAGGGCAACCAGCCAGCCAGTACGGACCTCCATCTTCCGGAGGAAACTTTGGAGGACAGACACCTTCAAGCCAGTACGGAACTCCGAACGCTGGTGGAAACTTTGGTCAGGCACCATCGACCCAGTATGGAACTCCATCTGCTGGTGGTAACTCCTTCGGTGGTTCAACTGCGATAGCATCTGCTGGAGCCACCAGTTTCAGTCAAGGTGGAAGCGGTGGATACCCATCAGGTGGTTCCCAAAGACCATCAACCCAATACGGACCACCATCAAGTGGAGGAAACAGTGGGCTCCAGGGTGGTAGCGGTGGATACCCATCAGGTGGTTCCCAAAGACCATCAACCCAATACGGACCACCATCAAGTGGAGGAAACAGTGGGCTCCAGGGTGGTAGCGGTGGATACCCATCGGGTGGACCTTCAAGGCCATCAACTCAGTATAGAACTCCAAGTGGAAACAGTGGGTTCCAGGGTGGAAGTGGTGGATACCCATCGGGTGGTTCTTCAAGACCTTCAACTCAATACGGACCTCCATCATCTGGTGGAAACGGTGGGTTCCAGGGTGGAAGCGGTGGATACCCATCAGGTGGTTCCCAAAGACCTTCTCAACAATACGGACCTCCATCAAGTGGAAACGGTGGGTTCCAGGGTGGTAATGGTGGGTACCAAGGTGGTTCCCAAAGACCTTCGACTCAATACGGACCACCATCAGGTGGAAACGGAGGATTTGGTGGCGCTCAGAGGCCTTCAACTCAGTACGGAGCTCCAACAGGTGGAAACGGTGGGTTCCAGGGTGGAAACGGTGGGTACCAAGGTGGTTCTCAAGGACCTTCTCAGCAATACGGAGCACCAGGAGGTGGAAATGGAGGATTTGGTGGTGCCCAAAGACCATCAGGTCAATACGGACCTCCATCAGGTGGAAACGGTGGATTTGGTGGCGCCCAGAGACCTTCAACTCAGTACGGACCTCCGTCAGGTGGAAACGGTGGGTTCCAGGGTGGAAATGGTGGACACCAAGGTGGTTCTCAGGGACCTTCTCAACAGTACGGAGCACCAGGAGGTGGAAACAGTGGATTCGGTGGAGCTCAGCGGCCTTCAACTCAGTACGGACCTCCATCAGGTGGAAACGGAGGATTTGGTGGCGCCCAGAGACCTTCATCTCAATATGGACCTCCGTCTTCTGGCGGTAACAATGGATTTGGTGGATCTCAAAAACCTTCTCAACAATACGGAACTCCGTCAACTGGGTTCGGTGGTTCTAACAACTTTGGCGGTTCCACTGGCTCAGGATCAGGACCATCTCAACAGTATGGAACTCCAAGCTTTGGCGG GCAAACCGGATTCGGAAGCAACGGTCAATCTGGCGGATACCAGGCCCCTTCAAGGCCGTCAACAGAGTACGGAACGCCATCAGCTGGTGGTGGACAGCAATACGCCAGCAATGGGGGTTATCAGTACTAG